A window of Negativicoccus succinicivorans genomic DNA:
TATACGCCCGATACGCGTCGCGCAGGTCAGCGGGCAACGTGGCGAACAATTTTTCCACGGCCGCCTGCTCGATCGTGCCGTACATCGCACGAATATCTTCATTAAAATATTTGACCGGCGTCGGCATATCGCCGGTGAACACTTCGCTGACATCATGGTACATACCGAGAACGGCCGCCCGTTCCGGATCGACATGACCGCCGTAACGGACATTGCGAAGTACCGCCAGCATATGCGCGATCATCGCCGTCTGCAAACTGTGTTCCTGAATATTTTCCAGCATCGTGTTTTTCATCAGGCCCCAGCGCTTGATGAATTTCATCCGTGCCAAATAGGCAAAAAAGTGACTGTGCAATTTATTTCTCCCACAATGACGGCGTCAAATACGCCACCAACTTTGATTTTTTGCCGCGGCGCAAATCGATGACCGCGACGCTGCTTTGTTTGAAGGAAAGGCTGACCCCGGTCAGTCCGTACAACCACGCTTCCAAAAACGGTTGGTGACTGACGAAGAAGACATGCTCGGGACCGCCGGAGGCCGTCAGATTGATCAGATGATTATCAAGCGACTCCCAATTGTCACGCGCCAACGCATACAACGTCCCGCTCGTCACATCGGCAGCCGCGCGACCGTCGCGCAAAGTCCGCGCCAAAATCTCGCCGGTCTGTTGCGTGCGCACCAGCGGACTCAAATAAATTCCGACCGCCTGATCCGGCAGCATTTCCTTCAGGTGGCGTCCCATCTTTTCCGTTTCCGCGATGCCGGTATCCGTCAGCGGACGATGAAAATTGTCCAACGTCGCCCGTTCTTTGACGGCATGACCATGGCGCATCAAATACAGCCGCATGGCTACTCCTCTCCCCGATGCGCGGCATGGTTGAGGCCCTGCTCAAGCAAGTGCACCACGTGCGCGTCATCCAAAAAATAGCAGGCATTTTTACCGATTTTACGGAAATCCACCAAGTGCGCCTGGCGAAGAATGCGCAGCTGGTGACTGACCGCGGACGCTTCCATATCAATTGCTTCCGCCAGCTCGTTCACGCAACATTCGCCTTGCCAAAGCACACGCAAAATTTTCAGCCGTGTCGGCTCGCCGAGCACTTTAAAAATATCCGCCAACCGTAGTAACAGCCGGCGTTTTTCTTCCGTATCCAACGTGCCCGCCAACCAAGCCGCGGCTTCATGCGACAATGCGTCCGTACTTGTATTCACTTTCACGCTTTCTTTGCTCCTTCTGTTGTAGGGATAATTTCAACGGTCGCCGGTGCCGCGCTTGTCTGATACCAACCGGAAAGCGGATGTCCGTCCACATACACTTCCGTAATCACTCCGTGACCGTCTGCCAATTTAAATTCCGCGATGATTTGATGCCGCGGCACGGAAATCGGTTCACCGGCGGCTTTATGTCGGGCGATTTCTGCGCGCATATCCGCCGCTTCCGGTGATGCTTCCGCGCGCGCCAGCTCCGCTTCTTTTTGCTCCACCTGTTCCGGTGTCAACGGATCAAACGCCATGAATTCATCCCATGGCAAATCCTGTAATTGGTAACCCGGTAAATAGAAACGCATGAACGGGATGGGGAAGGATACCACGCCATCGTCGACGCCCCAAGCGATCGTTTTGATGTAGTCGCCTTGCGCCGGTTTTTTCAGATCCGCGCCTTTCACCATCAGCATGCCGTTTTTATCATGCGCCACGGCGACGTAAATCGTTTCCTGATTCTCCGGTAAATTTTCACCGAGCCATTTGGCTTTGCTCAACGGCTCCGCCACAAAGGGATCGATATTTTCCTGTAGACGGATATCGACATAATCAACACGCGTACCGGCGATAATCGCGGGCGATTGGTACGTGATCCCGTTGTTCAATACTTCTTCAAATTGACTGCGCTCGCTGAAGATGACCCCCAACTGCACCAGCGCGAGGACGAGAAACGCGAGCAGGTATTTCCATTTGGTCGCCATTTATTTATCCTCCTCTTGCTTGTCGCTGTGCCAGGTCGGTCGCGGCGGTAATGACGGCATTTGAGGCGGGCGACGCGGCGGTAACTCCGCGCGCGAAGTCCGCTCTTTCGTTGCCGTCTGCTCGTCAGCTGCCGGCGGCGTCATCGAGCCGCGCATGCGTGGCGGCCGTGCCGATGCTGCCGAATGGTCCTGCGCGGGCGCGCTGCGTCGAGCCGCTTCCTGCCGACGAGCGCGCCGCACGCGTTGGTTCGTATGTTCCCGCTGCTTGCGTTGCCATGTGGCCATCGCCAAATGCCCCGCCAAAATTAACACGCCCATCACGACGAATGCCGTACCCCGCTGCAGCAAGGTGAACGACTCATCGCCGATCCGCACCACAATAAAGAGCGCGAGTAAAAACAGCGCGCCGTCCGTACGCCAAAGAGAACTGCGACGCAAGCCGTTGATCAGTAACGCGGCAACGCCACCCAAATAGTAAATCATAAAGACAATGGCCAAAAACGTGTAGCCGTAACCGAGTGCCGCAATAAAAGTCGCCAGCGTCACGCACAACGGCACGGCCGCAACCGTGACCAGCGTATACTCACGACGCAACATCAGGCGCCAGCAAAGCACGCCGGTGGCAAACAACAGCAATACCAACACAACGATGGGCAACACCTGCGGTGTCGCGCGGGATATGTACACCCACAGCGAGCGTTGCGTGGCCAGCAGCACGCATACCGCCAGCGCGCCGCCACCCAATACGCGAAACGGCATGCCCCAGCCGGTTTGTTTGCCGACCATCGCCCCGACGAGAAACGTAAACGCGGCAATGATCGTGGCTAGCGCCAAGCTGACAACCGCGACATCCGCCAACGCCACCAACGCGGCGAAGAAAATCGCCAGCGCATAAATCCAGCTGAAAATCAGCAACGAAAGTTCCCGGAAACCGTCGCGATACAAAATGTAAAAATACGGTGCGGCGAGCGCCAGCCAAATCCATACCTGCTGCGCGCCGAGCCACGCGTTCGTGACGCCGAAAGAGCTCACAAACACGCCCGTCAAAATCAGATAGATCGACGCCAATGCCGTCGATCGCACAATGTACACCGCGGGCAAGAGCAGCGCAAGCGACCAAATCGCCCACGCGATCTGATTCCACTCCGATAATTGGTAAATATCTCCCGCAAGCTGCAGCGCTCCGGGAATCGCAATCCCTAAAAACGCTCCGGCCGCCTCGCGCCAAGCGATCGCTTTCGGCTCGAGTGCCAACACGACCGCCACCGCCAACTGCGCCGCCACCGCCAGCGCGACTACCCAGTTGAAGCGCACGCTGTGCGCCAGCGCGTACCATTGATCCGATAAAATCAACAGCGCGCCGAACGCGACCAAGACCGCCGCGAGCACCAGCCAAATAATCCGGCCCCAGCGCAGACCCGGCGCCGCTACTTCACCGTAGCGGGCGCGCAAACGATCGGCCGCCTCTGGTGTCAAAATCCCTTCGCTTACCCATTTGGGAAGCTCTTCATATAGCCAGCGAATACGTTGCTCCATAGGATCCCCCAAGTATTCTTTCTACTAAAAAAGCGGACGGTTGCCCGTCCGCTTTTTTATTTTACAATCAAAACCGGGCATTTCGCGTGGCTGACGATGTAACTCGAAACCGAGCCCATGAAAATGCCTTTCAGCGGCCCTAAGCCGCGGCTCCCCATGACGATCAAGTCCACGTTGTATTTTTCGGCGATCGCGGACAAAGTCGGTCCGGGAGAACCTACTTCAAAAATGGTCTTGACCGGAATATCCGCCGGCACCATACGAACCAATTTTTCCAGAATCTCTTTCCCTTTTTCTTCCAGATCCTCAGCCATCTGTTCACTGACATACCCGGAGCCGCTGGGAATTTGATCAAATCCTGAAATCACCGATACCACATTCGCCACATGGCAAATCAAGAGTGTGCCGCCGGACAATTTTACTAGCTCGATGGCATGCTGTAACGCGCGCACGCCGTTTTCCGAGCCGTCGGCCGGCAACAACACTTCATTAAAATGGATCATAGTCCGCACCCCTTCCACCGCTTTATGAGTTGATTAGTTTTCCTCATTATAACACAGCTCACGGTGGCCGGCGTTTATTTTACTACTAAAACAGGACGCGTGGCATGCTGCAATACATATTGCGATGCCGACCCCAAAACCAAACCTTTGACGGATCCCAAACCGCGACTGCCGATCACGATCAAATCCGCATTCAATTCCTCGGCCACCGTTAGAATCGTTTCCCGTACATCGCCGACGGCGAAAAACATTCGCAGCGGAATATCTTCTGGGAGCGTTGCCGCTTCGCGACGCAAACCTTCACGAACCTGCTCCATTTGATGCTCCGGCAAACCCGGTGCGGCGTGTTCTTCCGCATCCGGCGTGCGGCCTACTTCCACCACGCCGGAATACAACCGCTCTCCGGCGTCCCGTCCGATCAGATTACCCGCGTACAACCGGTCTTCCAGCACGGTCAACAACTGTAACTCCGCGCCGAATTTCTCCGCCAGCAACGCGGCTTCATGGAGTGCCCGACGGGCGTTCTCAGAACCGTCCGTTGGCACAAGAATACGTTGCCAAGAACTTTTTATTGTCAGCCCTCCGTCACTGTTTGATAACTAATACCGGCACTTCCGCGTGTTTCACCACGTAGGAAGAGACCGAACCGACCAACATGCTCGCCAGTGTTCCCATGCCGCGACGGCCCATAACGATCAGATCCGCCTTATATGTGTCCGCCATTTTGAGAAGATCTTCCCGCGGTGAACCGACCGTATACGCGATTTCATAATCGATTCCCGCCGGTACATGATCTTTCGCCGCCGCCAAAATCCGACGTCCGAATTCCCGCTGATAATCCGTTGTTTCTTTCAATTTGACTTCCGTATCCGGCTTGTAGTCGACACGCTCATCCGCTTCCTTGCGATTGCGCGGCGGTTCAAACCAAGCCGTTGTGAAGTGCTGGATATCCATAATATGAGTAAGAATCAACCGGCTACCGAATTTTTCCGCCAAGGCCACTGCGGCCTCCAATGCAAACCGGGCGTGCTCCGAACCGTCCAGTGCCACCAGAATCGTCTGACATCTCATTGCTATCCCTCCTTCATATAAATTAATAACCTTTCTCCTTTCATCATATAGCGGTCCGAGTGGACCGTCAAGCCGATCAAGCGCGGGCATACATCGGCGCTTTGTGCAAAAATATCGTTTTTATTTTATCCGTATGTAAATTTTTTCTTTACTTTGACACAAACCCGTTCGGAAATTGACAATATCTCTTTATGCTTATGGCAAGAAACTAAAGGAGGAAGATCAGGAACATGATGAAACGCACTTTTTTATGGAGCGCGGTTGCGCTTAGTCTGCTCGCCGGCAGCGTTGCATTCGCCGCGCCGACACCCGCCATTGATCGTTATACCGTAGAACTGCCCGCTCACGAATATCTCACCGTGCCGGGTCAAACGAAACATGCCATCCCCCTCGGCTATGGTTCGGCATTGACCTACAAAGAAACGACTCGTGACGGCGCCATTGAATTCTACGGTGTCACGGATCGCGGCCCGAACTTGGACAGCGTCCAATATCGTGACGGCGATCAAAAGCGCAGCAGTAAAATTTTCCCCGTCCCCGATTACGCGCCGCGTATCGGTATCATTCGTGTCAAAGACGGGAAAGCGACGGTCGTTTCATCGTTTTCTTTGAAGAATAAACTAGGCCAAGATATCAGCGGTCGTCCGATACCGCAAGGCGCTCTTGGTAATACCGGCGAAATCGGCTTGGATCTTCAGTTCCGGCCGCTCGCCTATGACAAAAACGGTTTGGATCCGGAAGGACTTGCCGTCGATGCGCAAGGTCACTTCTGGCTGACCGATGAATACGGCCCGTTCCTCGTCGAATACGACAGACAAGGCCGCGAACTTCGCCGCCTTGCTCCGGGTCAAGGTTTACCGAAAATTTTACAGGAACGTCAACCCAACCGCGGCGCGGAAGGTTTGGCGATCACGCCCGCCGGTAAATTGATGGTGATGATGCAGAGCACGCTCAACGTCGGCGGCAAAACGAAAAACATCGCCAACTTTACCCGTCTCGTTCTTGTCGATCCGAAATCGGGCGACGTCAAAACATACGCTTACCCGATCACGCCCGGCTCTTATAAAAAGAACTCCGCGATGAAACTCGGCGACATCGCCGCCATCAATGATCACCAATTCCTGGTCATCGAGCAGGGCAAAGACGCGCAGGGAACGATGCAAAACCGCATCTACAAAATCGACATCGCGAAAGCGACCGATATTACCGATATGACTTCCGGTCAGGAAGCGTTGGAAGCGGATAAAGACGCGCTCGGCAAACTTTTCCAACCGGCGCAAAAAGAGCTTTTCCTTGACCTCCGTCAGCATGGCTGGACGGTGGAAAAAGCGGAAGGTATCGTGCTTTTACCGGATAAAAAGACGCTCGCGATTGCGAACGACAATGACTTCGGCATCGCCCTCAAAATCGAAGGCGCAACCGCCGGTCAAGATGATATTACGGAATATACTTACGATGCCGAACAACGAATTCTTCGCGGCGCCGACGGCACGCCGACCCGTATTCGGGCGACGATGACCGAAGGCCCTGACCCCTCGGTGTTGTGGCTGATCCACCTGCCGCAACCGCTTTGATATCCAGGCGCCCCCTTGAAAGCCCGGCCGCGCGGAATCAACACCGCGCGGCCGGATTGCTATGTACGCGCATGTACCTTTTTTCTCCTTTTCTAAAGAAAATACATCGCCATTGCCGTGTTTTCTTTAGGGGAATATTCGTGTGCGCTCACTCTGCAGTTTCGTGCGGTGACGCTTGTTGACATATTGCAGAATTTTCTCTATATTACGAGTATGAGAAGCTGCTATCGAGGTATCAGTTACGGCGGAGCGATGCTCCCCGGCTGGTTTAAGCCAGGTAGCGGCTTCTTTTTTCTTGCCTGCCATTTTTTCAAACCATATTTTCCCGTAAGTTTTTACCGCCTTGCATCGCCATTTTTATGCGCCCGAAAACGCGAGAATGCTCTGCGCACTTTCTTTCCATATTGTTTTTGCGCAATCAAAAAGCCCCTTCATATCGGGGCTTTTTATTTTTATCGGTTGCCGATCATGGACGCGAGAAACGCCTGCGTGCGTTCACTCCGCGGCGCGGTGAAAACTTGCTCGGGCGCTCCTTCTTCTTCCACTACGCCGTCAACCATAAATAAAACATGGTCGGCGACCGAACGGGCAAAGGCCATCTCGTGCGTCACGAGGATCATCGTGAGTTTTTCTTCCGCGAGCCGCTGAATGGTTTTTAAGACTTCGCCGGTAAGTTCCGGATCCAGCGCGGACGTCGGTTCATCAAAGAGCATGATTTGCGGCTCCATCGCTAAGGCGCGGGCGATGGCGACACGCTGCTTTTGCCCGCCGGAGAGTTGACTCGGATACACGTCTTTTTTCGTGTAAAGGCCGACGCGTTCGAGTTGCGCCTCCGCCATCGGCAAAATGTCCTGCTTTTTCATGCCCTTGACAATTTGCGGCGCGATCATAATGTTATCCAATACCGTCATATGCGGAAAAAGATTAAACTGCTGAAAGACCATGCCCATTTTGCCGCAGATTTTTTGAATTTCTTCCGGTTTGGCATACGCGCTGCCGGCTTCACTGTCGGTCGCGAGTGCTTTACCGTCGACCAGGATCGTGCCACGGTCAATGGTTTCCAAGTGGCACAGGCAACGCAAAAACGTGCTTTTACCGCTGCCTGACGGGCCGATGACCGAGGTCACGCCGCCGCGTTCGCGCAGCAACGTGCAACCGCGCAAGACTTCCGTCGTGCCGAATTTTTTATGGATATTTTTCATTTCAATAAAAGCCATACGTGCCTCCTATTCGTCGTACACAGCGAAATGTTTTTCCAGTCGCGTTAGAATTTTCGTCAGGAAGAACGTACAGATAAGGTAAATCACGCCCGCCACGAAAAACGCGGTCGTATCGAAATCGCGCTGCACGACGCTGCGCGTCAGCCGCATCAAATCGTCCATCGCGAGTACATAGACCAAGGACGTATCTTTCAAGAGAGTAATGGTTTCGTTACCGACCGGAGCGAGAACCCGTTTGACGACCTGCGGCAAAATGATGTAACGCATCGTTTGCGGGTATGTGAAACCGAGCACCTTGGCTCCTTCGTACTGGCCGCGGCTGATGTTTTGGATGCCGCCTCGAAAAATTTCCGCAAAGTACGCCGCATAGTTAGCGACGAACGCGATCAATGCCGCCGTAAAGTCACCGAACTGAATGGAAACGCCGGGAATGAGCGGCAGTCCGTAATAGATGAACAGGATCTGCAGCATCAGCGGCGTGCCGCGCATGACGTAAATATAGGCCGCTACGAGTTCGCGGACCGGTTTCCAGCTGCACACGCGGAAAATCGCCAGCAAAACGCCGAGCGGTAACGATAAGATGATCGTCAGGAAAAAAATTTCCGCCGTCACCTTTAAGCCCGACAACAACGTCGGTAAAATTGAAACAATGTAATCCATTTTCTATCCTCTCTCAGCAAACAGGCCGGTCATCCCGGCCTGTTTTTACTTGGTTATGCGGTTTCCCTCGCTCAGTTCATGACATCTTTACCGAACCATTTTTCGGAGATCTTCGCGCCCGTGCCGTCGGCTTTGATTTCACCGATCGCCCGATCAATCGCCTTTTTGAGTTCGGCGGAATCTTTACGCATGCCCACGCCGTATATTTCGGTCGCCAAGACCTTCGGCAATTCATAGAAAGTATCCGGTTTCTTCGTCATGTAGTAACGTCCGACAACGCCGTCCACCAACACCGCATCAATACGGCCGATTTCCAAATCCAGCAACGCGTCCGTATAAACCGCATACAGACGTAATTCTTTGAAGGAATTTTTCAAATCCGGCAATTTCGCCAGCGCGTCGATTCCCGTGCCGCCTTCCTGCGTGCCGACAATTTTACCCGCCAACGAATCCATATCCTTCAAATCCGCGCGGGATTTCAATGTAACGATAATCTGATCATTGTGCATGTAAGGTTCGGAGAAATCGATTTTTTCTTTACGTTGATCCGTAATCGTCAGCCCGTTCCAAAGAAGGTCAACGCGTTTGGCAGTAAGTTCCGCTTCCTTGCTCGCCCAATCAATCGGCTTGAATTCCATTTGTATGCCGGTCCGTTTACCGACTTCTTTCGCCAGTTCGATATCAAAGCCGGTCAATTCACCTTTTTCATTGCGGAATCCCATCGGCGGGAAATTGTCATCCAAGCCGACAACAACTTTCGTCGGTAATTTTGTGTCCGCTGCGGCCGGTTTCGCGTCATTACCGCAACCCGCCAGCACGCCGACTACACCGAGACCGATTAATGCTGTGACCGTCATTTTTTTCCAGTTCATGAGAATACCTCCTATACGTGACTGTTCTGTCATAAATAATTTTCCATTTTATTTTTATATCATTTCTCGGGTCGCATGATGTCGCGCTCCACCCGTCATTTCCAACGCTCGCTCGAGCGCGACTACCGTGCCTGAAAAATAATTCAAGGCCATCCGCCATCGCATGTGACCACACTCCTTTACCTGATGATATGACTATAATACTTTACTTTGATAAAAAAGTAAAGAGATAAATTAATTTTTCTGAAATTTTTTGCATTTAAATTTTTTTGCACAAAAAAAGAATGCCGTACGGCATTCTTTTAATGGATCGTCGCGCCTGTCTGCGCAACAATGGCGAGAAAAACTACTGTTGTTAAAACAAAAAGTGAGATCACCACTTTGAGTCCCGTCCCGATCAGTTGCGCTATCGCGGCGCTGATCGCTACCGATTTCGCCGCCTGCTGATCTTGATGCTCATAGTAGACGGCCGCGTAGGTCGCGAGGAACACGCCGATGACGACACCGATCAGCGAACCGACAATCGGCAAAATGCCGCTGCCGATGATGCCGCCCAAAATACCGCCGCCCACGGCGATCATTTGCGTTTTCCAGCCGCGCCGCTTGCGACGCACGCCGATCATGCCCGCGAGAAATTCGATGACTTCCCCCAAGACGAGCGCGCCGACCAGCAAGGCGACCGCCGTCACGGAAAACAAACGAAAACCGTCCAGCAGACCGAAGCCCACCAGCACCAGCATCATGGCGTAATTGCCCGGCAACCCCGCCGCCGTCGCCGCGATGCAGCAAATCAGGAGAAAGACGAGGATAAATACCAGCATTGTGTTCACAGTTCGTCCCTCCCGTCACGCGCACTTATTTAGTCGCGCGCAACAATTCTTTATCGGCAATGTCCGTACGAAATTGCATGCCGTCAAATTCAATTTCCGAAAGCGCCTGATACGCCGCCTCTTTCGCTTCCGCCAACGAGGGGCGTACGGCGACGACGTTCAAGACTCGACCGCCGTCGGTAAAATACGCGTCATCGATATGACGCGTTCCCGCGTGAAAGACGAGCGCATCCCGAGCGACCGCCTCGGCAAGCCCCGTGATGCGATCACCGCGGTACGTTTTGCGCGGATACCCGAACGACGCCGCCACTACGCAAACCGCGTGCGCGTCCAACCAACGCAAACGCACCTGATCAATATGTCCCGTGCAAATTTTTTCCATGATATCCGCAAGATCACTGTCCAAAAGCGGCAACAATACCTGCGTTTCCGGATCGCCGAAACGGCAGTTAAATTCCACCACTTTCGGTCCGTCCGCCGTGATCATCAACCCCGCGTATAATACGCCGCGGAACGGTGATCCTTCCGCCACGAGAGCGGCCGCCGTCGGTTTCAAAATTTGTTCCACCGCGGCTTCGTACACCGCGTCCGTCACCACCGCGGCCGGCGCGAACGCGCCCATGCCGCCGGTATTCGGACCGCGATCATCGGTCAACAAACGTTTATGATCCTGCGCGGGAATCATGGGGATGACCGTTTCCCCGTCGACGAATGCCAAAAGGCTCGCTTCTTCGCCGACCATAAATTCTTCAATAATAATTTTTTCACCGGCGCTGCCGAACGCGTCGCCGGTCAGCATGGAGCGAATCGCCTCCACCGCGTCTTCATGCGTTTCCGCAATGACGACGCCTTTACCGGCCGCCAGACCGTCCGCTTTTATTACATACGGCGCCTGCATTTCATCCAAAAAGGCAATGGCTTTATCGGCATCGGTAAAACTGCCGTACGCCGCCGTCGGAATGTGGTAACGGGCAAAAAGATCTTTGGCGAACACCTTGGAACTTTCAATGCGCGCCGCCGCCTGCGTCGGGCCGAAAACGAGAATTTCCCGTTTTGTGAGCACATCGACGATACCGTCAGCCAACGGCCCTTCACTGCCGACCACGACGAGATCCGGCGCCTGCATCGTAATAATATCCGCCAGTTCCGCCGTACTGTTCCAATCCAACGGCAAATATTCCGCCACTTCATGCATGCCGTAACGACCGGGAACCGCCACGATTTCGCTGACGCGTTCACTTTGCGCAAGCTTCCAGGCGAGTGCGTGCTCGCGGCCGCCGTTACCTACCAAAACGATTTTCATACCACTGCTCCTTATATTTATGTTCGTATCAGCCGTGCCGGAAATGCCGCGTACCCGTGCAAACCATCGCGATACCGGCAGCATCTGCCGCCGCAATGGATTCCTGATCGCGAATGGATCCGCCCGGTTGAATGATCGCCGTGATGCCGGCTTGCGCCGCCGTTTCCACGGTATCACCGAACGGGAAAAACGCATCGGAAGCAAGCACCGCGCCTTTTGCCTTCGCGCCCGCCTGTTCCAAGGCGATCTTCGCCGCGCCGACACGGTTCATCTGTCCCGCGCCGATGCCGAGCGTCGCGTTCGCGTCGGTCACGACAATCGCATTCGATTTGACATGACGCACGACCGCCCAAGCGAGGCGCAGGGCCTGCATTTCTTCCGCCGTCGGTTGCCGCTTGGTGACGACCTGCCATGTCGCTTCGTCGTCTTGCCGATCATCGGCGTCCTGCAATAAAAGGCCGCCGGAGATGTGTTTCAGCTGCCAATCGCCTTCCTGCGGAGCGTCGGCTTCCAATAAGCGAATATTTTTCTTTTCCGACAATAAGGCCAACGCGTCGGGGCTGAACTTCGGCGCGATGACAACTTCAAAAAAGATCGGGCGCATTTTTTCCGCTGCCGCCAGATCCACTTCACGATTGCAGGCGACAATGCCGCCGTACGCGGAAACATCATCCGCGGCAAACGCCCGCACAAACGCGTCGGCCATATCTTCGCCGACGGCAAAACCGCACGGATTCGTATGTTTTATAATAGCACAACTCGGCGCGTCAAGGGAACACGCAAGCTGCCAAGCCGCTTCCGTGTCGACCAAGTTATTATAGGAAAGTTCTTTGCCGTGAAGCTGTTTGGCATTGGCTACGCCGCCTTTGCTGTCGGGCGCCCGATAAAACGCCGCCTGCTGATGCGGATTTTCGCCGTAACGCAGATCCATGACCTTTTCCATATGCAGCTCAAATTGCTCCGGAAACACAGATTCCGACGCTTTTGTCTGCGTCGCGACTATTTTCTCGTCCGGCGACTGCGCCGCCAAATAGTGCGCGATTTTCGCATCGTACGCGGCGGTATGCGCAAATGCGGCCTGCGCCAATCCGAACCGATAATGATCGTTGACCGTACCTTCACCGACATGTTGCGCCAGATCTTCGTACTGCGCGGGGCTGGTGACGACGAGCACATCGCGCCAGTTTTTCGCGGCCGCGCGGATCATCGACGGCCCGCCGATATCAATCTGCTCAATCGCGTCCGCCAACGTCACGCCGGGTTTGGCGATCGTTTCCGCAAACGGATACAAATTGACGACGACAATGTCGATCGGCGCAATGCCGTGTTGCGCCAGCGCCTCCATATGATCGGGATGATCGCGTCGCGCCAGGATGCCGCCATGCACCATGGGGTGAAGTGTTTTGACCCGACCGTCGAGCATTTCGGGAAATTGCGTCACCGTTTCGACCGGCGTCACATCCACTCCCGCCTGTTGCAATGCGGCCAATGTTCCGCCCGTGGAAATCAATTCATACCCCGCGCCCGAAAGTTGCTGCGCAAGTTCCACAATCCCCGTTTTATCGGAAACGCTCAATAAAGCTCGTTTGGCCATAGTCATTCCTCCTCCGACGCCGTACGCCGTACCACTTTACGTTCCGCTATACAAAGTTCGTCACGGCATAACGCCGCCATCGCCTCTACATAGGTCGGATGTTCTACTGTTAAAATACGTTCGGCAAGTGACGCTTCGTCATCACTTGCAAATACCGGTACCGCCGTTTGCATAATAATCGGCCCGCTGTCCATGCCCGCATCGACAAAATGCACGGTGCAACCGCTCACTTTAACGCCGGCCTCAATCGCCTGACGTTGCGCATGCAATCCGGGGAATGACGGTAAAAGCGCCGGATGAATATTGACGATCCGTCCCCCATACACCGCCAAAATCGGCGCGCCGATAATCCGCATATAGCCCGCGAGGCAAATATAATCGGGCGCGTACGGACGCAGCATTTCCACCACCGCGTTTTCGTAAGCGTCTTTATCCGCAAATTCCCGCGGCGCAAACGCGTGGCAATCGATTCCCGC
This region includes:
- the purN gene encoding phosphoribosylglycinamide formyltransferase — protein: MKKLAIFASGRGSNARALIDACRRGLIAGRPVVLFSDHPDAPALAMARAAGIDCHAFAPREFADKDAYENAVVEMLRPYAPDYICLAGYMRIIGAPILAVYGGRIVNIHPALLPSFPGLHAQRQAIEAGVKVSGCTVHFVDAGMDSGPIIMQTAVPVFASDDEASLAERILTVEHPTYVEAMAALCRDELCIAERKVVRRTASEEE